Proteins co-encoded in one Sus scrofa isolate TJ Tabasco breed Duroc chromosome 14, Sscrofa11.1, whole genome shotgun sequence genomic window:
- the GGPS1 gene encoding geranylgeranyl pyrophosphate synthase, whose translation MEKTQETVQRILLEPYKYLLQLPGKQVRTKLSQAFNHWLKVPEDKLQIIIEVTEMLHNASLLIDDIEDNSKLRRGFPVAHSIYGIPSVINSANYVYFLGLEKVLTLDHPDAVKLFTRQLLELHQGQGLDIYWRDNYTCPTEEEYKAMVLQKTGGLFGLAVGLMQLFSDYKEDLKPLLNTLGLFFQIRDDYANLHSKEYSENKSFCEDLTEGKFSFPTIHAIWSRPESTQVQNILRQRTENIDIKKYCVHYLENVGSFEYTRNTLKELESKAYKQIDARGGNPELVALIKHLSKMFKEENE comes from the exons ATGGAGAAGACTCAAGAAACAGTCCAAAGAATTCTTCTAGAACCCTACAAGTACTTACTTCAGTTACCAG GTAAACAAGTAAGAACCAAACTTTCACAGGCATTTAATCATTGGCTAAAAGTTCCAGAAGACAAGCTACAG ATTATCATTGAAGTGACGGAAATGTTACATAATGCCAGTTTACTCATCGATGATATCGAAGACAACTCAAAACTCCGACGTGGCTTTCCAGTGGCACACAGCATCTATGGAATTCCATCTGTCATCAATTCTGCcaattatgtatattttcttggCCTAGAGAAAGTCTTAACCCTTGATCACCCAGATGCAGTAAAGCTTTTTACCCGTCAGCTTTTAGAACTACATCAGGGCCAAGGCCTAGATATCTATTGGAGGGATAATTACACTTGTCCCACTGAAGAGGAATATAAAGCTATGGTGCTGCAAAAGACAGGTGGACTGTTTGGATTAGCAGTAGGCCTCATGCAGTTGTTCTCTGATTACAAAGAAGATTTAAAGCCACTACTTAACACACTTGGGCTCTTTTTCCAAATTAGGGATGATTATGCTAATCTACACTCCAAAGAATATAGTGAAAACAAAAGCTTTTGTGAAGATCTAACAGAGGGAAAGTTCTCATTCCCTACTATTCATGCTATTTGGTCCAGGCCTGAAAGCACTCAGGTGCAGAATATCTTGCgccagagaactgaaaacatagatattaaaaaatactgtgtaCATTATCTTGAGAATGTAGGTTCTTTTGAATACACTAGGAATACTCTTAAAGAGCTTGAATCTAAAGCCTATAAACAAATTGATGCACGCGGTGGGAACCCTGAGCTAGTAGCTCTAATAAAACACTTAAGTAAAATGTTCAAAGAAGAGAATGAATAG